The genomic window GTCAGCTTGCCAACGACACCAAACTCAACGCCATCCACTCGAGCGACGCCATCCAAAACCGACGTCATATTGTCGACCTGAATGCGCAGATTAGTCTTTTCGATCCGGAAGATCGCACCCGACAGGCTGAGTTGATTGTTAAGCACGTCAGCTTTCGCGCCAACCTCAAGGGTCTTGGTCTGCTCCGGCGCCAGCGATGCAACACTCGCATTCGTTAGGGTGCCAAGTTCTGCCGACGGATTGTACGAATTTCCGTAAGCGATATAGACGCTTGAATTGGAGGTCGGATGTCCAATCGCACCGACGCGGTAGCTTGTCAGATTATCCACGCGCGCGAGGTGTATAGGCGCCACAGAACCGCTCTGAGTGCCCCAGTCGTCGTAGACCGTGCTGAAACGGTCGTAACGGATTGCGCCTAGCAGTTCGAAGTATTTATTGAACTTCACCTGATCGGAAACGAACACTGCCTGATTGTTCGCCCCAGTATTGACTGGATTGTAGACCGTCTGCGTCCCGCCCGTCGGCGAACCGATCGGGTAGGGATCCATCACGTTGTTGCGGCAAGCTGGATTTGCAGGATCGCAGCGATCGATGCGAATCTGGGAGCGCGTTTCGTTGGTAAATTCCAGGCCAGCCGCAAGCGTGTGCCTCAGCCCCCATGTCTCGAACTTTGCATTGAGATCGGTCTGGTTGACCGCGTAGGTATTGTCCGTCCAACGCTGACGACGTTCACGACCGATGGTCATCGTATTGGGATCAGCATTGAACGGGAAATTTGGCGGGCCCCAATTCCCAGATCCCACCATATTCGTCGGTCCCACACCAAAATTTCTCAGTGCGGTCGGAAGTGAATAGCGATCGTTGACAATATAGCGCGTCGTATTCGCCAGCTTGACGTCGTCAGTAATCTCTCGCTCGACCCTGAACGTCCCCATATGGGTTTCCGTGGTCGTCAGATCGCGTAGATCTCCATCCCTGACACCGAACCATGTACTACGCGGCGTCGGCATCGGCGGCGTTGGCGCTCCGTTTCCATAGTAGCCGGGATTTTTGAGCGTTCCATCTTTATTGAAACTTGGCGCTGGCAAGAAAGTGAAGCCGTAATCAGGCCTGCTCTCCTCTCCTTGATAGAGGTAGCTGAGCGTCACCTTGGTCTTGTCGTCGACGTTCGCCGAGACCGACGGCGCAACGCCCCAGCGTCTGACGTAGACGTCATCGCGCGTCGGCGTATCCACGTCCTGATACAGCGCAGCGATGCGCCCCGAAACTTCGCCCTTTGTTCCGGCAGCATCGAGCTCTGCGCGAATGCCCGGCCCTGTCGAACCCGTCACGGTGCCCTCGATATACGGCACGGGATTGAACGTCGGCAGCTTGCTGGTGACGTTGATGGCGCCACCGGTCGCGCCGCGGCCGAACGCGAACGCGGAAGGTCCCTTGTAAACCTCAACGGAGTTCGCCGAGAACAAGTCGCGCGTGTACCAACCCGGATCACGCAGACCATCACGGAACAAGTCGCCACGCGCGGCGAAACCACGAATGATAGGACTGTCGCCCTGCTGACCGCCTTCACCCGCAGCGAAGGTGATGCCCGGAACCGAGCGCAGCGCATCTTCCATCGTGGTCTGGCGCTGTTCCTGAATGACCTGCTTCGGCACGACGTTAATCGTCTGCGGCGTGTCGATTAGAGGCGTCGGGATGCGCGAGATCTGCGTGCTCGTTGCCTGATAGCCACCATTGCCGCCGTTGTTGTTCGTTTCCTGAACATCAATGGTCGGAAGCGCTTCCTGGGCCATTGCGCCGGTTGCCAGCATCATCGACGCCAGACTCAGCACTGCAGGCGCTGGCTTTTTGGCCGCGCGAACAAATGATGACGGTGCCTCAGCCCCATGCATGTTATTGTTATCGCGCTCGTTGTTCTCAACAGCGCCGATCGGACCCCGATACATTCGTGCTCGCCCCGCCAACTTAAATTTTGGAAACCTCTCGCACGTTCACCTGAGCGTGCGATTTCGCCGGAGGTTCTGGAAAATCGGAGGCTGCAACACAAGAGAGGTAAATTAGAACTTCTGCAAACTGGGTCCGTTCGCGGCATTTGGAATTGCGACCATGCGAGCACTGCGACTAGAAGAAGCGGCACAAGACGCGATCACAGCGCCTTTTTAGAATTGATCTAGATCGCTCACTTTAGAACGAATCCAAATGTCAGAACGAACATCACCTCGCCGTCGTGGATGGCCGCAGCGGCTTTGGCGCAATATTCATTTGTGGCTTGGCATCGGCCTGTTCGTTCTACTCGTGCCGATCGCTCTGTCAGGCGCGATCCTCGTGTATCACGACGACATCGACGAAATGATGCGGACACCTCGTGAGGCGACAGTTTCGCAAGGTCCCGTCGATTTGCCGCTGGCCATCGCCAACGCAAAGCAGGCGGCTGGCGAAAAATTCCAGCCCACAGCCATCCGTTTCCCGGAAAATCCGCGCGCCCCAATGACAATCTCGCTGCGCGGACAGGCGCCCAAGGGGCAAAGGCCGCCATTTCTGACGGCTTACATGGATCGTAACGATTCGCGCGTTTTGAACCTGGTCGATTTCCGGGCGTCGTTCTTCGGCTTCATGCACGTTTTCCATGAAAATCTCACGATCCCGTTCTATTATGGCCGCGACATCGTAGGTTGGGTCGGCGTCGCGATGCTCGTATTGTCATTAACGGGTCTGTATCTGTGGTGGCCGCGGCATCATCAGTGGGCACGCGCGTTCGCGTGGAGACGCAGCCCGGCGACATCGTCGAATCTGCATTACATGGCGGGCTTCTGGGTCTGCCTTCCGCTCGCCTTCCTGTCGCTTACCGGCATTTATCTCGCATGGCCGCAGCAGGGCCGCTCTGTACTCTCGACATTTGCTCCGATCACCGAGCAGCAACGTGGCGGCCCCCAAGCAGCAATGGCCAATCCTCAGCGTTCGCTCGCGGAGATTTACACCACTGCAGTGGCTCGCCCGAACGCAGCGGTGGCTGCAATTTTCTTTCCTTCTCCGCAAACCGGCGCGTGGCGCGTTCAGCTTCGTGAGGATAGAAAGTCTGAACCGACCACGATCTTGATCAATGATCGCAGTGGCACCGTCACCACTGTTGAGCCGCTCGCGGGTGATCGGATTGCGTTCTGGATTCGCTGGTTGCATGAAGGCAGCCACGCCGGAGAGGTCTGGCGTGTGATTGTCTTCATCACCGGATTGATGCCTGCCGTGCTCGGCGTCACCGGAATTCTCGTCTGGCTTCGCCAGCGCCGTCAGCGAGCCCTGATGAAAGAAAATCACGGACAACTTGCCTCAGCGAACGCGCCCGGCGGCGCGATCGGCAACACAACTCCCGCGGAATAATCGGATCGGTCCAACATGAAAAACAACATCTCATTCGACACGCACACGGCCCGGCGCATTGCCTGCTTGCTGACCGCATCCGTGGCATGGCTTGCGATGCCTGTATTGGCCTTTGCGCAGGACGCGGCCACTGCGGCAGCCACAGTACCGGATGCAGCCACACCAAATCCTTTGCTGCCGCACAACCTATCCCCGTGGGGCATGTTCATGAATGCCGACGTGGTCGTCAAAGCAGTGATGATCGGCCTCGCTTTCGCTTCGCTCGTCACATGGACAGTTTGCTTCGCCAAAATGGTCGAGCTCCGCGCCGACACCCGAAAAGCCAAGAAGCGCATCAAGGTTCTCTCGCACGATGCATCGATGGCTGAGGCCGACCGGGATACGCGCGAGAAGAATGATGCTGTCGCGCAGCTCGTGCAGTCGGCCGTCAAGGAAGCAAGCCTGTCTGAAGTTTTTGATGAAGGCTTCAAGGAACGTGTC from Nitrobacteraceae bacterium AZCC 1564 includes these protein-coding regions:
- a CDS encoding catecholate siderophore receptor (product_source=KO:K16090; cath_funfam=2.170.130.10,2.40.170.20; cog=COG4774; ko=KO:K16090; pfam=PF00593,PF07715; superfamily=56935) — protein: MYRGPIGAVENNERDNNNMHGAEAPSSFVRAAKKPAPAVLSLASMMLATGAMAQEALPTIDVQETNNNGGNGGYQATSTQISRIPTPLIDTPQTINVVPKQVIQEQRQTTMEDALRSVPGITFAAGEGGQQGDSPIIRGFAARGDLFRDGLRDPGWYTRDLFSANSVEVYKGPSAFAFGRGATGGAINVTSKLPTFNPVPYIEGTVTGSTGPGIRAELDAAGTKGEVSGRIAALYQDVDTPTRDDVYVRRWGVAPSVSANVDDKTKVTLSYLYQGEESRPDYGFTFLPAPSFNKDGTLKNPGYYGNGAPTPPMPTPRSTWFGVRDGDLRDLTTTETHMGTFRVEREITDDVKLANTTRYIVNDRYSLPTALRNFGVGPTNMVGSGNWGPPNFPFNADPNTMTIGRERRQRWTDNTYAVNQTDLNAKFETWGLRHTLAAGLEFTNETRSQIRIDRCDPANPACRNNVMDPYPIGSPTGGTQTVYNPVNTGANNQAVFVSDQVKFNKYFELLGAIRYDRFSTVYDDWGTQSGSVAPIHLARVDNLTSYRVGAIGHPTSNSSVYIAYGNSYNPSAELGTLTNASVASLAPEQTKTLEVGAKADVLNNQLSLSGAIFRIEKTNLRIQVDNMTSVLDGVARVDGVEFGVVGKLTDQWSIFAGYSYLQSRIIDTPDKSLEGRELPNTPHNNLTVWSTYAITPDLTIGGGATYQSMAWATQNDVTYVPDYWKFDAMVAYKVTPNSTLQLNVYNLTDKLYYAQYSGGNVVPASGRWASLTYRYRFEPPPAVTPDKVVK
- a CDS encoding putative iron-regulated membrane protein (product_source=COG3182; cog=COG3182; pfam=PF03929; superfamily=81342; transmembrane_helix_parts=Inside_1_19,TMhelix_20_42,Outside_43_154,TMhelix_155_177,Inside_178_197,TMhelix_198_220,Outside_221_335,TMhelix_336_358,Inside_359_391), with amino-acid sequence MSERTSPRRRGWPQRLWRNIHLWLGIGLFVLLVPIALSGAILVYHDDIDEMMRTPREATVSQGPVDLPLAIANAKQAAGEKFQPTAIRFPENPRAPMTISLRGQAPKGQRPPFLTAYMDRNDSRVLNLVDFRASFFGFMHVFHENLTIPFYYGRDIVGWVGVAMLVLSLTGLYLWWPRHHQWARAFAWRRSPATSSNLHYMAGFWVCLPLAFLSLTGIYLAWPQQGRSVLSTFAPITEQQRGGPQAAMANPQRSLAEIYTTAVARPNAAVAAIFFPSPQTGAWRVQLREDRKSEPTTILINDRSGTVTTVEPLAGDRIAFWIRWLHEGSHAGEVWRVIVFITGLMPAVLGVTGILVWLRQRRQRALMKENHGQLASANAPGGAIGNTTPAE
- a CDS encoding biopolymer transport protein ExbB (product_source=KO:K03561; cleavage_site_network=SignalP-noTM; cog=COG0811; ko=KO:K03561; pfam=PF01618; superfamily=103473; tigrfam=TIGR02797; transmembrane_helix_parts=Inside_1_11,TMhelix_12_34,Outside_35_68,TMhelix_69_91,Inside_92_174,TMhelix_175_197,Outside_198_216,TMhelix_217_239,Inside_240_280), with amino-acid sequence MKNNISFDTHTARRIACLLTASVAWLAMPVLAFAQDAATAAATVPDAATPNPLLPHNLSPWGMFMNADVVVKAVMIGLAFASLVTWTVCFAKMVELRADTRKAKKRIKVLSHDASMAEADRDTREKNDAVAQLVQSAVKEASLSEVFDEGFKERVELRLSRVEAAMARKISRGTGVLATIGATAPFVGLFGTVWGIMNSFIGISESHTTNLAVVAPGIAEALLATAMGLIAAIPAVVIYNHLARQISAYRALLGDASAQVMLLISRDQGRRSLRVARAAE